Proteins from one Limanda limanda chromosome 9, fLimLim1.1, whole genome shotgun sequence genomic window:
- the LOC133010504 gene encoding interferon-induced protein with tetratricopeptide repeats 1-like translates to MRAAQSDTALEDRLGALQCHFTWDLDPGRSKLFSIRDKLQDIGTEEGYKWLGHIYNLQGYVHFQLGSIEEARSFFSRAAEAFRQIRNTVSEEGPWLVVTYGNQAWLHHHQGEEAESRACLLKIDGLMTEDPSQDELHPEICAEKAWTLMKFSGEQKLLAADYFQRAIRMQPDVVEWQTSHVIALANTFKNSNMRADIWEKMKIAKDHDPENLYLAALYLEACTKQGQKVKDEAHALAQRVLRKPVSSYSGIKPLLRLYATYVSMDEAIDLAEGALERHPDERYLKRCAAVCYKRKLILDRDNPLEHCMVDRAIILYREVISLYPDSSLKRRISLATIYAQSNHSQAAAEQIYEELLDSDLDPKGAQILYSCYAKHLHFIQKESHRSIEYHMKAAAIPHQSFYRDNSISILKRIRDRNRNRMCTEIGEFLANLKI, encoded by the exons ATGAG GGCTGCTCAGAGTGACACGGCACTGGAGGACAGACTGGGGGCGCTGCAGTGCCACTTCACCTGGGATCTGGACCCCGGCAGGTCCAAACTTTTCAGTATCAGGGACAAGCTGCAGGACATCGGCACAGAGGAAGGATACAAGTGGCTGGGTCACATCTACAACCTGCAGGGGTACGTCCACTTCCAGCTGGGGTCCATTGAAGAAGCCAGGAGTTTCTTCAGCAGAGCGGCGGAGGCCTTCAGGCAGATTAGAAACACTGTCTCCGAGGAGGGTCCCTGGCTGGTGGTGACCTACGGGAACCAGGCCTGGctgcaccatcatcagggagaagaagcagagagtCGGGCTTGTCTGTTAAAGATCGACGGCCTGATGACTGAGGATCCATCGCAGGACGAGCTGCACCCGGAGATCTGCGCTGAGAAAGCCTGGACTCTGATGAAGTTCAGTGGAGAACAGAAGCTTCTGGCAGCTGATTACTTCCAGAGAGCCATCCGGATGCAGCCGGATGTGGTGGAGTGGCAGACCAGCCACGTGATAGCCTTAGCAAACACCTTTAAAAACTCCAACATGAGGGCGGACATctgggagaaaatgaaaatcgCAAAGGATCACGATCCAGAGAACCTGTACCTCGCTGCTCTCTACCTGGAGGCATGCACCAAGCAAGGACAAAAAGTAAAAGATGAAGCTCATGCATTGGCCCAGAGGGTTTTGAGAAAGCCTGTTAGCAGCTACAGTGGAATCAAACCACTACTACGGCTGTACGCGACCTACGTATCGATGGATGAGGCTATTGATTTGGCAGAGGGGGCTCTGGAGAGGCATCCAGACGAGCGCTACCTGAAAAGATGTGCTGCAGTATGTTACAAAAGGAAACTCATTCTGGACAGGGACAATCCCCTGGAGCACTGCATGGTCGACCGAGCCATTATTCTCTACAGGGAGGTGATTTCTCTTTACCCCGATTCTTCACTCAAAAGAAGAATATCTCTTGCCACCATATACGCACAGTCCAATCACAGCCAGGCGGCCGCTGAGCAGATTTACGAGGAGCTGCTCGACAGTGACCTGGACCCTAAAGGGGCACAGATCCTCTACAGCTGCTACGCAAAACATCTACATTTCATACAGAAGGAGAGCCACAGGTCGATAGAATACCACATGAAGGCGGCAGCGATACCACATCAGTCTTTCTATCGTGACAACAGCATCAGTATTCTAAAGCGGAttagagacagaaacagaaacaggatgtgCACAGAAATAGGGGAGTTTTTGGCAAACCTGAAAATATGA